A genomic stretch from uncultured Pseudodesulfovibrio sp. includes:
- a CDS encoding ATP-binding protein: MTMAKKLALRFDSIGLREKLLFSMLAAILFISITIALVSRYILVSSLTHELEMRGFAIAHSVAERGGSYLLDNDVPKLLTLIFDEARLRQRKNLVAYIFIEDQNGNILAHTLTQKLPDTLRGNSLPKDKHDSIKRLELDGQDVYDLAAAINEGLYRIGTVHVGLNKSHIDSLVGKLRVAFLGFISAVVLITMYLSSWLSKYITKPISDLTRLSDEISRGNFDIPHHLVPDEDWDTSRCPAFTNTDLPCWHFDQSRSGEKPGEAHRKCADCAFYRKHAQGDEVIQLGDSFRNMVWSIKLYRRRLRESEEKYRSLFDSGPDPIFVVECESGIIRDANPRTMELYEYTMEELIEMRFLQLGPEHNEGCLEYFTEGGGGCVYFPKLLHYKKGGEPFFVNMHACPISYRGRHAIIIAVTDITELIEKDAQLIQAGKMKSLGEMSAGVAHEVNQPLNAIKMGSEFLSMMQEEGVEVPREDFLQVVKEISTQVDRAAEIINTLRSFGRKSDLIEERVNLNQTVNAVLSILRRQFELDNIRFTLDLHDDLPPILAHSNRLQQVIFNLITNARDALNDKSSPADGTENRRIMIRTGVKDNTISIEVEDTGSGIDEKDKPKIFEPFFTTKEAGQGMGLGLAISYGIVRDYGGIIRIDSQRDKGTVFHMEFPVANTRGETKA, translated from the coding sequence ATGACCATGGCCAAGAAACTGGCTCTCCGATTCGACAGTATAGGCCTTCGAGAAAAGCTCCTTTTCTCGATGCTTGCGGCCATCCTCTTCATCTCCATCACCATCGCTCTGGTCTCCCGATATATCCTGGTAAGTTCCCTGACACACGAACTGGAGATGCGCGGCTTTGCCATCGCCCACTCCGTAGCCGAACGCGGCGGATCGTACCTGCTTGATAATGACGTCCCCAAACTGCTGACCCTGATTTTCGACGAAGCCCGTCTGCGGCAGCGCAAAAATCTGGTCGCCTACATTTTCATAGAAGACCAGAACGGTAACATCCTGGCCCATACGCTGACACAGAAACTGCCCGACACCTTGCGCGGAAACTCCCTGCCCAAAGACAAGCACGACTCCATCAAACGCCTCGAGCTGGACGGACAGGATGTGTATGATCTGGCAGCCGCCATCAATGAAGGACTCTACCGGATCGGCACGGTTCACGTCGGTCTGAACAAAAGTCACATAGACTCTCTGGTTGGGAAACTGCGCGTGGCCTTCCTCGGTTTTATATCCGCAGTGGTCCTGATAACCATGTATCTCAGCTCCTGGCTGTCCAAGTACATTACCAAACCCATTTCCGATCTGACGCGGCTATCCGACGAGATCAGTCGAGGCAACTTCGATATTCCGCACCATCTCGTTCCAGACGAAGACTGGGATACATCCCGATGTCCGGCATTCACCAACACAGACCTCCCGTGCTGGCACTTTGACCAATCCAGAAGCGGTGAAAAACCAGGTGAAGCCCACCGCAAATGTGCTGATTGCGCATTCTACCGCAAACATGCCCAAGGTGACGAGGTCATCCAGCTCGGTGACTCCTTCCGAAACATGGTCTGGTCCATCAAACTCTATCGCCGCAGACTGCGCGAATCAGAAGAAAAATATCGGTCCCTGTTCGACTCCGGTCCGGACCCGATCTTTGTCGTGGAATGCGAATCCGGCATTATCCGAGATGCCAACCCACGCACCATGGAACTCTACGAATATACCATGGAAGAACTCATCGAGATGCGATTCCTGCAACTTGGCCCCGAACACAATGAGGGATGCCTGGAGTACTTCACGGAAGGCGGTGGCGGGTGCGTCTACTTCCCCAAACTGCTCCACTACAAAAAGGGAGGGGAGCCGTTCTTTGTCAACATGCACGCCTGCCCCATCTCCTATCGGGGACGGCATGCCATAATCATAGCGGTCACAGACATCACGGAACTCATTGAAAAGGATGCGCAACTCATCCAGGCAGGAAAAATGAAATCCCTGGGCGAAATGTCCGCGGGTGTGGCCCACGAGGTCAACCAGCCACTTAACGCCATCAAAATGGGCAGCGAGTTCCTTTCGATGATGCAGGAAGAAGGTGTTGAAGTCCCAAGAGAGGACTTCCTCCAAGTGGTCAAGGAAATTTCAACCCAAGTGGACCGCGCCGCCGAAATCATCAACACGCTCCGTTCATTCGGACGCAAATCCGACCTCATCGAAGAGCGGGTCAACCTCAACCAGACTGTGAACGCGGTCCTATCCATCCTGCGCCGCCAATTCGAACTGGACAACATTCGGTTCACGCTTGATCTCCATGACGACCTGCCACCTATACTGGCCCACTCGAACAGGCTGCAACAGGTCATCTTCAATTTGATAACCAATGCCCGAGACGCTTTGAACGACAAGTCCTCCCCGGCGGACGGCACTGAAAACCGACGCATAATGATCCGCACCGGAGTCAAAGACAATACTATCTCCATCGAAGTCGAAGATACTGGTTCGGGCATTGATGAAAAAGACAAACCAAAGATTTTCGAACCGTTCTTCACCACCAAGGAAGCCGGACAGGGCATGGGCCTCGGCCTGGCCATCAGCTACGGCATTGTCAGGGACTATGGTGGGATTATCCGTATTGACAGTCAACGCGACAAAGGCACAGTCTTCCACATGGAATTCCCGGTCGCCAACACGCGAGGAGAAACCAAGGCATGA
- a CDS encoding response regulator, with the protein MKEKVLVIDDEKPTLKMFTLLLSAYGYDVLTAENGQEGVRIFIEEAPGLVMTDIKMPIMDGIEALKEIKKINPHTEVIVITGHGDMDLAIQALNLDATDFINKPLKREALEKALIRAGERLAITKNEESQVSLEDRSGAVVIGVRGNVSTHTIPHLADVLTKAKTFGKLVVLIDFEENASINGAGLTGLTELLKENREQGVRIVLAGLSSNFKSVFEAVGITRYAELFDNEDEALAAQ; encoded by the coding sequence ATGAAAGAAAAAGTATTAGTCATAGATGACGAAAAACCAACGCTGAAAATGTTCACGCTGCTGCTTTCCGCCTATGGGTATGACGTGCTCACAGCAGAAAACGGGCAGGAAGGGGTCAGGATTTTTATCGAGGAAGCCCCCGGTCTGGTTATGACCGACATCAAGATGCCCATCATGGACGGTATCGAGGCTCTCAAGGAGATCAAGAAAATCAACCCGCACACCGAGGTCATCGTCATCACAGGCCATGGCGACATGGATCTGGCCATTCAGGCTCTCAACCTCGACGCCACAGACTTTATCAACAAGCCACTCAAACGGGAAGCTCTGGAAAAAGCCTTGATCCGCGCGGGCGAGCGTTTGGCCATCACCAAAAATGAAGAAAGTCAGGTTTCTCTGGAAGACCGTTCAGGAGCCGTGGTTATCGGCGTTCGCGGTAACGTTTCGACCCACACCATTCCGCACCTGGCTGACGTTCTGACCAAAGCCAAAACGTTTGGTAAACTAGTTGTGCTCATTGATTTCGAGGAAAACGCTTCCATCAACGGAGCAGGACTCACCGGCCTGACGGAATTACTCAAGGAAAACCGAGAGCAGGGCGTCCGCATTGTGCTGGCAGGTCTGTCCAGCAACTTCAAATCGGTCTTCGAGGCAGTGGGAATCACCCGCTATGCAGAACTCTTCGACAATGAAGACGAAGCTCTGGCGGCGCAATAA
- a CDS encoding peroxiredoxin yields MAGTITTYPAGELKPVDSVLKVAEGDVAPDFELPSIADTTVRLSDYRGKKNVVLTFVPAAWTPICSDQWPGYTLAMDMFRANDTELIGITVDNIPTQKAWVAAMGGLDFPVLSDFWPHGKVASEYGVLRSKGFSERALFIIDKKGIIRFIHVGDINKRPDLGMLMKALENVSAE; encoded by the coding sequence ATGGCAGGAACGATCACGACATATCCCGCCGGAGAACTTAAGCCGGTGGATTCCGTGCTCAAGGTTGCTGAAGGCGACGTGGCGCCGGATTTTGAATTGCCGTCCATTGCGGATACAACGGTTCGGCTGAGTGACTACCGGGGTAAGAAAAATGTCGTGCTGACTTTTGTCCCTGCGGCATGGACCCCGATCTGTTCTGATCAGTGGCCGGGATATACGCTTGCCATGGATATGTTCAGGGCGAACGATACAGAACTTATCGGCATTACCGTTGATAATATTCCGACGCAGAAAGCGTGGGTGGCTGCCATGGGCGGCCTTGACTTTCCGGTGCTGTCCGATTTCTGGCCCCACGGCAAAGTCGCATCGGAATATGGCGTGCTGCGTTCAAAGGGGTTTTCGGAACGAGCCCTGTTCATTATCGACAAAAAAGGGATCATCCGATTTATCCATGTGGGCGATATCAACAAACGCCCTGATCTGGGTATGCTAATGAAAGCTCTGGAGAATGTGTCTGCCGAATAA
- a CDS encoding TlpA disulfide reductase family protein: MKKYIIITAICMFLTAVPVQAAEMFPDLSMKANMSPAHQEYLSVSGNEFKISDIKADFVLIEVYSMYCPICQRDAPKMNTVYDALTGGDVGGRIKVLGIAAGNTPYEVEFYRKKFKVEYPLVEDPDYVHHKAVEEVGTPAFYLVDLREGKRLILFSQVGELKNVDAFLEMILETAGK; encoded by the coding sequence ATGAAAAAATATATCATTATTACAGCTATTTGCATGTTTCTGACTGCTGTCCCGGTACAGGCTGCCGAGATGTTCCCCGATCTCTCCATGAAGGCCAATATGTCTCCTGCCCATCAGGAGTATCTTTCCGTCTCCGGGAACGAGTTCAAGATTTCAGATATCAAAGCGGATTTCGTGCTGATTGAAGTCTACAGTATGTATTGTCCCATCTGTCAGCGAGACGCACCCAAAATGAACACCGTGTACGATGCACTGACCGGGGGTGATGTGGGGGGGCGCATCAAGGTTCTCGGTATTGCGGCGGGAAATACTCCTTATGAAGTCGAGTTCTACCGGAAGAAATTCAAGGTGGAGTATCCTCTCGTGGAAGATCCCGACTATGTGCATCACAAGGCGGTTGAAGAAGTTGGGACTCCGGCGTTTTATCTGGTGGATTTGCGGGAGGGGAAGCGGCTCATTCTGTTTTCTCAGGTCGGTGAACTCAAGAATGTCGATGCCTTTCTGGAAATGATTTTGGAGACAGCCGGAAAATGA